A single region of the Microlunatus panaciterrae genome encodes:
- a CDS encoding AAA family ATPase, with protein MTDQRGRVIVITGAMAAGKSTVAELLAHRLPRSVHIRGDMFRKMVINGRADMTPQPTAAALAQLQLRYDLASHAADAYAAVGFDAIVQDVIIGRDLASFIGRIHTPDRYLVVLSPSVTALEWREEQRVKAGYVHFSPGALDNVLRSETARIGYWLDSSAQTPEETVDDILANLERARV; from the coding sequence GTGACAGACCAGCGGGGCAGAGTCATCGTCATCACCGGGGCGATGGCCGCGGGCAAGTCCACCGTGGCCGAGCTGCTGGCGCATCGGCTGCCCAGGTCTGTGCACATCCGCGGCGACATGTTCCGCAAGATGGTGATCAACGGTCGGGCCGACATGACCCCGCAGCCGACGGCAGCCGCCCTGGCGCAGCTGCAGCTGCGGTACGACCTGGCCAGCCACGCCGCCGACGCCTACGCCGCTGTCGGGTTCGACGCCATCGTCCAGGACGTCATCATCGGCCGGGACCTGGCCAGCTTCATCGGGCGGATCCACACTCCCGACCGCTATCTGGTGGTGCTCTCCCCGAGCGTCACCGCACTGGAGTGGCGCGAGGAGCAGCGGGTGAAGGCGGGCTACGTGCACTTCTCCCCGGGCGCCCTTGACAACGTCCTGCGCAGCGAGACGGCCCGGATCGGCTACTGGCTGGACTCCAGCGCGCAGACACCGGAGGAGACGGTCGACGACATTCTGGCGAACCTGGAGCGTGCCCGGGTGTGA
- a CDS encoding sugar phosphate isomerase/epimerase family protein translates to MSLRDQIGLCSVTFRQLPAEEVVRLAAEAGLRRIEWGADVHVADPQRAAAVRSLTEQAGLTVAALGSYYRVGEAEDGAFARVLETALALGAPRIRVWAGSRGSAESDQAHRSRVVADGRRIGELAAESGVEIAFEYHGNTLTDTQESALDLLQGIAHPAVGSYWQPPVDYPDDRALGTLAAVLPWLRAVHVFSWWPGNQRLPLQGRDELWRRVTRVLAEAGLSVDLLLEFIPGDRPAGLADETRCLQDLLPTTTDG, encoded by the coding sequence ATGAGCCTGCGTGACCAGATCGGCCTGTGTTCGGTGACCTTCCGCCAGCTTCCGGCCGAGGAGGTGGTGCGGCTCGCAGCCGAGGCGGGGCTGCGCAGGATCGAATGGGGTGCCGACGTGCACGTCGCCGATCCGCAGCGGGCCGCGGCCGTTCGGTCACTGACGGAGCAGGCCGGGCTCACGGTAGCGGCGCTCGGCTCGTACTACCGGGTCGGCGAGGCCGAGGACGGCGCCTTCGCCCGGGTGCTGGAGACAGCCCTGGCCCTGGGTGCGCCACGCATCCGGGTCTGGGCCGGCAGCAGGGGCTCGGCTGAGAGCGACCAGGCGCACCGGTCCAGGGTCGTTGCGGACGGCCGACGGATCGGCGAGCTCGCCGCGGAGTCCGGCGTCGAGATCGCCTTCGAATACCACGGCAACACCCTCACCGACACCCAGGAGTCCGCGCTGGACCTGCTGCAGGGGATCGCCCATCCGGCCGTCGGCAGCTACTGGCAACCGCCGGTCGACTACCCCGACGACCGGGCCTTGGGCACCCTGGCGGCGGTACTTCCGTGGCTTCGCGCAGTGCACGTCTTCTCCTGGTGGCCCGGCAACCAGCGGCTGCCGCTGCAGGGCCGCGACGAGCTCTGGCGCCGGGTGACCAGGGTGCTGGCCGAGGCCGGGTTGTCGGTCGACCTGTTGCTGGAGTTCATCCCCGGGGACCGCCCGGCCGGCCTGGCCGATGAGACGCGTTGCCTCCAGGACCTGCTCCCCACGACGACCGACGGCTGA
- a CDS encoding ATP-binding cassette domain-containing protein encodes MSGLLAELDIRRGDFSLLLELAVRPGEVVALLGPNGAGKSTALRALAGLVPVSRGRVTIGGQAVEDTASGRRLPPHRRSVGVVFQDYLLFPHLSVVDNVAFGPRTQGMRKDAARAMAQEWLRRVGAADIALARARQISGGQAQRVALARALATRPQLLLLDEPLAALDARTRLGIRGELRRHLSTFEGAAVLVTHDPIDAAVLADRLVVVEDGRVVQQGTPSEVARRPRTDYVARLVGLNLLLGQSSGHRVTLPDGGSITTSTALDGDAFTAFRPAAVSLFTSRPDGSPRNLWQGRIVGLEPHGEGVRVELTGTPDAGSSLLAEVTQAAVADLDLLPGKEVWASVKASDVESYPLSHG; translated from the coding sequence GTGAGCGGGCTGTTGGCCGAGCTGGACATCCGGCGCGGCGACTTCTCCCTGCTGCTGGAGCTGGCCGTTCGCCCCGGCGAAGTGGTGGCGCTGCTCGGGCCGAACGGTGCCGGGAAGTCGACGGCGCTGCGCGCACTGGCGGGCCTGGTGCCGGTGAGTCGGGGCCGGGTGACGATCGGCGGGCAGGCCGTCGAGGACACCGCGTCCGGACGGCGGCTGCCACCGCACCGACGCTCGGTGGGCGTGGTGTTCCAGGACTACCTGCTGTTTCCGCACCTCAGCGTGGTGGACAACGTGGCCTTCGGACCGCGGACCCAGGGAATGCGGAAGGACGCGGCCCGAGCGATGGCGCAGGAGTGGCTGCGCCGGGTCGGGGCGGCGGACATCGCGCTGGCCAGGGCTCGGCAGATCTCCGGGGGTCAGGCTCAGCGGGTGGCACTGGCCCGGGCACTGGCGACGCGTCCGCAGCTGCTGCTGCTCGATGAACCGCTGGCTGCACTGGATGCCCGGACCCGGCTGGGGATCCGCGGTGAACTGCGCCGGCATCTGAGCACCTTCGAGGGCGCCGCCGTACTGGTCACCCACGATCCGATCGACGCCGCCGTGCTTGCCGACCGGCTGGTGGTGGTCGAGGACGGCCGCGTGGTCCAGCAGGGAACGCCGAGCGAGGTGGCCCGGCGACCCAGAACGGACTACGTCGCCCGACTGGTCGGTCTGAACCTGCTGCTCGGGCAGAGCTCCGGCCATCGGGTCACCCTGCCCGACGGCGGCAGCATCACCACCTCGACAGCACTCGACGGTGATGCCTTCACCGCCTTCCGGCCGGCCGCTGTGTCGCTCTTCACCAGCCGGCCCGACGGAAGCCCCCGCAACCTGTGGCAGGGCCGGATCGTCGGCCTGGAGCCACACGGCGAGGGGGTCCGCGTCGAGCTGACCGGCACCCCTGACGCGGGCTCGTCGCTGCTGGCCGAGGTTACCCAGGCCGCGGTCGCCGACCTCGATCTTCTGCCGGGCAAGGAGGTCTGGGCATCGGTCAAGGCCTCCGATGTGGAGAGCTACCCACTCTCCCACGGATGA
- a CDS encoding TOBE domain-containing protein codes for MPHYRISQAAALLGVSDDTVRRWVDSGRLAATSSGGPSLVDGSELAALAQQIAVAPDLGDTVAESARNRMTGLVTRVVKDTVMAQVDLQCGPFRIVSLMSAEAATELGLEPGVLAVASVKSTHVVVEVPGGIG; via the coding sequence ATGCCGCATTATCGGATATCTCAGGCGGCTGCTCTGCTGGGTGTCAGCGACGACACCGTCCGCCGCTGGGTCGACTCCGGCCGGCTCGCGGCGACCAGCTCGGGTGGTCCGAGCCTGGTCGACGGCAGCGAGCTGGCCGCCTTGGCGCAGCAGATCGCGGTGGCCCCCGACCTCGGTGACACGGTGGCCGAGAGTGCCCGCAACCGGATGACCGGCCTGGTGACCAGGGTGGTCAAGGACACGGTGATGGCTCAGGTCGACCTGCAGTGCGGTCCGTTCCGGATCGTCTCGCTGATGTCGGCCGAGGCCGCGACCGAGCTGGGTTTGGAGCCAGGCGTACTGGCCGTTGCCTCCGTCAAGTCGACCCATGTCGTGGTCGAGGTCCCAGGAGGGATCGGATGA
- a CDS encoding MOSC domain-containing protein, whose product MAQLDSVNIGVPVANPYKTTRTTGINKQPQPGPVEVRAPGPKTSGAGSGLIGDHIGDTKHHGGDDQAVYAFAREDLDNWEQRLGRDLPNGFFGENLTTRGLDVNGALLGERWRIGDQVELQVTFGRIPCSTFRGWTGERGWLKTFTAEARPGTYLRVVTPGLIRAGDPVEVSFTPDHDVTVSLGFRAVTTAPDELSRLHAAEEYLDEELLAMVARRETFQIG is encoded by the coding sequence GTGGCACAACTCGACTCCGTCAACATCGGCGTACCGGTCGCCAACCCGTACAAGACGACCCGGACGACCGGCATCAACAAGCAGCCGCAGCCCGGACCGGTCGAGGTGCGGGCACCGGGGCCGAAGACCAGCGGCGCGGGTAGCGGGCTGATCGGCGACCACATCGGTGACACCAAGCACCACGGCGGCGACGACCAGGCGGTCTACGCCTTCGCCCGGGAGGACCTGGACAACTGGGAGCAGCGGCTGGGCCGCGACCTGCCCAACGGGTTCTTCGGTGAGAACCTCACCACCCGCGGCCTGGACGTCAACGGCGCCCTGCTCGGCGAGCGCTGGCGGATCGGGGACCAGGTCGAGCTGCAGGTGACGTTCGGCCGCATCCCGTGCTCCACCTTCCGCGGCTGGACGGGGGAGCGGGGCTGGCTGAAGACGTTCACCGCGGAGGCCCGGCCCGGCACCTACCTCCGGGTCGTCACGCCCGGCCTGATCCGCGCCGGCGACCCCGTCGAGGTGAGCTTCACCCCGGACCACGACGTGACGGTGTCGCTGGGCTTCCGGGCCGTCACCACCGCGCCCGACGAGCTGTCCCGGCTGCACGCAGCCGAGGAGTACCTCGACGAGGAGCTGCTGGCGATGGTGGCGCGGCGGGAGACCTTCCAGATCGGTTGA
- a CDS encoding TIM barrel protein: MARIGVQAMMLKKQFEELGAFETLRRVSDLGYHAVEISQIPMTAENVAEMRRARAELGMEIASLSAALEVPAGRPGESLTSGFDKIVDDCRALDSTMVRMGMLPFDAMASLDKVLDFCARSNEVAERLAEHGIGLYYHNHHIEFTRYDGRYLLDIIAERAPRLGLELDVHWIHRGGLDPVRVLQQYAGRVGLVHLKDYRIGQLPPEAFDSLARGDFDAFSKAFAGIVQFAEVGEGNLDFNTIIDTSLAIGVSYLLVEQDDQYGRDSLDCLATSQQNLVKLGYGDLF; the protein is encoded by the coding sequence GTGGCCAGGATCGGCGTGCAGGCGATGATGCTCAAGAAGCAGTTCGAGGAGCTGGGTGCGTTCGAGACCCTGCGCCGGGTGAGCGATCTCGGTTACCACGCGGTGGAGATCTCACAGATCCCGATGACGGCCGAGAATGTGGCCGAGATGCGCCGAGCCCGGGCTGAGCTGGGGATGGAGATCGCCTCCCTCTCGGCCGCCCTCGAGGTGCCGGCCGGACGGCCCGGGGAGTCGTTGACCAGCGGCTTCGACAAGATCGTCGACGACTGCCGGGCCCTGGACTCGACCATGGTGCGGATGGGCATGCTGCCCTTCGACGCGATGGCCTCGCTCGACAAGGTGCTCGACTTCTGCGCCCGCAGCAACGAGGTCGCCGAGCGGCTGGCCGAGCACGGGATCGGCCTGTACTACCACAACCACCACATCGAGTTCACCAGGTACGACGGCCGCTACCTGCTGGACATCATCGCCGAGCGGGCCCCGCGGCTGGGTCTGGAGCTTGACGTGCACTGGATCCATCGCGGTGGCCTGGACCCGGTCCGGGTGCTCCAGCAGTACGCCGGCCGAGTCGGGCTGGTGCATCTCAAGGACTATCGGATCGGCCAGCTTCCGCCGGAGGCCTTCGATTCGCTGGCAAGAGGAGACTTCGACGCGTTCAGCAAGGCGTTCGCCGGCATCGTCCAGTTCGCCGAGGTGGGTGAGGGCAACCTCGACTTCAACACGATCATCGACACCAGCCTCGCCATCGGGGTGAGCTATCTGCTGGTCGAGCAGGACGACCAGTACGGCCGCGACTCGCTTGACTGCCTGGCCACCTCGCAGCAGAACCTGGTCAAGCTGGGCTACGGCGACCTGTTCTGA
- the rpsG gene encoding 30S ribosomal protein S7, translated as MPRKGPAPKRPVLVDPVYGSPLVSQLVSKVLLDGKKTIAQGIVYTALEGARTKTGVDPVQTLKRALDNVKPAIEVKSRRVGGATYQVPIEVKPNRSTTLAMRWLVSFSRQRREKTMAERLMNEILDASNGLGAAVKRREDTHKMAEANKAFAHYRW; from the coding sequence ATGCCTCGCAAGGGTCCCGCTCCGAAGCGGCCGGTCCTCGTTGACCCGGTCTACGGCTCCCCGCTGGTCAGCCAGTTGGTGAGCAAGGTGCTGCTCGACGGCAAGAAGACGATCGCCCAGGGCATCGTCTACACCGCTCTTGAGGGCGCCCGCACCAAGACCGGTGTCGACCCGGTGCAGACGCTGAAGCGTGCACTGGACAACGTCAAGCCGGCGATCGAGGTCAAGAGCCGTCGCGTCGGTGGCGCCACCTACCAGGTGCCGATCGAGGTCAAGCCGAACCGTTCCACCACGCTGGCCATGCGCTGGCTGGTCAGCTTCTCCCGGCAGCGCCGCGAGAAGACCATGGCTGAGCGTCTGATGAACGAGATCCTGGACGCCTCCAACGGCCTGGGCGCCGCAGTGAAGCGTCGCGAGGACACCCACAAGATGGCCGAAGCCAACAAGGCCTTTGCCCATTACCGCTGGTAA
- the rpsL gene encoding 30S ribosomal protein S12, whose protein sequence is MPTIQQLVRKGRSDKVSKNKTPALKGSPQRRGVCTRVYTTTPKKPNSALRKVARVRLSSGMEVTAYIPGVGHNLQEHSMVLVRGGRVKDLPGVRYKIIRGSLDTQGVKNRKQARSRYGAKKEK, encoded by the coding sequence GTGCCCACAATTCAGCAGTTGGTCCGGAAGGGCCGCTCAGACAAGGTGAGCAAGAACAAGACCCCGGCGCTCAAGGGTTCGCCCCAGCGCCGTGGTGTGTGCACGCGGGTGTACACCACCACGCCCAAGAAGCCGAACTCAGCGCTGCGCAAGGTTGCTCGCGTTCGGTTGTCCAGCGGCATGGAGGTCACGGCCTACATCCCCGGCGTCGGTCACAACCTGCAGGAGCACTCGATGGTGCTCGTGCGTGGCGGTCGTGTGAAGGACCTGCCCGGCGTCCGCTACAAGATCATCCGCGGCTCGCTCGACACCCAGGGTGTCAAGAACCGCAAGCAGGCTCGCAGCCGTTACGGCGCGAAGAAGGAGAAGTAA
- a CDS encoding ABC transporter permease, which produces MPVSAHPRAAERQGAVPVLLALPAVLGCAFLVVPLLGLLIKAPWVSAPALLRSPETLQALRLSLVTATTATALSVVLGVPLAWLLARPAARGSALLRALVTVPLVLPPVVGGVALFTVLGRSGLVGRPLYQLTGFAFPFTPYAVVLAQVFVAMPYLVLSVEGALRASDRRFEEAAATLGAPPLVVFRRVTLPLVGPGIVAGAVLAWARALGEFGATITFAGNFPGTTRTMPLQVYLALETDPGAALLLSVLLLAVSLLVLVLLRDRWVTRW; this is translated from the coding sequence ATGCCGGTTTCGGCCCACCCCCGGGCGGCTGAGCGCCAGGGCGCCGTCCCGGTGCTGTTGGCGCTGCCGGCCGTGCTCGGCTGCGCCTTCCTGGTGGTGCCGCTGCTGGGGCTGCTGATCAAGGCCCCGTGGGTGTCGGCGCCAGCGCTGCTGCGCAGCCCCGAGACGCTGCAGGCGCTGCGGCTCTCGCTGGTCACGGCGACGACGGCCACTGCGCTCTCGGTCGTGCTGGGCGTGCCGCTGGCCTGGCTGTTGGCCCGGCCCGCCGCTCGAGGGAGCGCGCTGCTGCGGGCCCTGGTCACGGTGCCGCTGGTGCTGCCGCCCGTCGTTGGCGGTGTAGCGCTGTTCACGGTGCTCGGCCGGTCCGGACTGGTCGGTCGACCGCTCTACCAGCTGACCGGCTTCGCCTTCCCGTTCACCCCGTACGCCGTGGTGCTGGCGCAGGTGTTCGTCGCCATGCCGTATCTGGTGCTGTCGGTGGAGGGGGCGCTGCGTGCCTCGGACCGACGGTTCGAGGAGGCGGCCGCAACCCTCGGTGCCCCGCCGCTGGTCGTGTTCAGGCGGGTCACGCTGCCTCTGGTCGGACCCGGGATCGTCGCCGGCGCCGTGCTGGCCTGGGCTCGCGCCCTGGGGGAGTTCGGCGCAACGATCACCTTCGCCGGCAACTTCCCCGGCACCACCCGGACGATGCCGCTCCAGGTCTATCTGGCCCTGGAGACCGACCCTGGTGCCGCGCTGCTGCTCTCCGTACTGCTGCTCGCGGTGTCCCTGCTGGTGCTGGTGCTGCTCCGCGACCGCTGGGTGACCCGCTGGTGA
- a CDS encoding helix-turn-helix transcriptional regulator: MHDVAAVPLIGRAAELDQLARLAGVRPGPRPGVVLLSGDAGIGKTRLLTALTGMAREQGWLVSVGQCLDLAGSPLPYLPVIEAFGRLAERFPEAAETLGTSFPTLGRLLPSQHRLGDPLVATNSADRTELFETVHAALTRLSGDRPVLMVLEDLHWADQSSRDLLSFLFHRGFAGPVSLVVSYRSDDLHRRHPLRATAAQWSRLPNVEHLDLQPLRDPDVRALVRALHPAPLRAGDVQAVVERAEGNAFFAEELVAATALGSGQLPTDLAGLLLVRVDQLEEGARQVVRAASASGRRVAHDVLSGVVGLTATELDSALRTAVDSNVLVPTGEDGYAFRHALLGEAIYADLLPGERVRIHAAYVRSLQSPGIAATAAEIARHARAAHDRQTALSASICAGDDAAAMGGPDEALRHYEWALELLAEPAGSPIPQGGGPGDDGVDQVGLVVRASAAATMAGLPHTAIRLVQDRLSQLAPDAPASQRALLLTALATAALLSDLKVDALALTTEALRLVPPDPETELRCRLVCVHAQALADRHRDEEAVRWADEARAMAARLGLADVGAEVTTMLARLQQRTGDAAASKRALAQIIEESHTRSDPAELRALHHLGGIHLELGELTEALAVYSRGARRAIELGRPYAPYGFDSRVLAGLVAYLCGDWDAVQQLVEVTGGSPPVLVEANLSAVAMLVAAGRGDPAGLALLAEVRPWWTSDGMIAVFSGGAAIDLYGDTGDLDAALAVHDDVVANVETIWQQGEFQAKIRLSALMIGQFANHSDRQPASRRADLVRRAEILRAGALEAAEQGERRRPRGPESAAWLARLQAEMLRLRWLTGIGPWDEEDLVSAWRQAVAAFTTFPHVFERARSELRLAAVLRATGQSEPARQAVESVATVAERLRAAPLLAELDRLGGRRLERRQPAVDQLTGREREVLALVAEGWSNRQIGERLFISTKTASVHVSNILAKLAVGSRTEAAAVARRRGLLG, translated from the coding sequence ATGCACGACGTGGCTGCTGTCCCGCTGATCGGACGTGCCGCGGAGCTCGACCAGCTGGCTCGGCTGGCGGGCGTCCGCCCCGGCCCGCGCCCGGGAGTCGTCCTGCTCTCCGGAGATGCCGGGATCGGGAAGACCCGGCTGTTGACCGCGCTGACCGGTATGGCCCGCGAACAGGGGTGGCTGGTCAGCGTGGGTCAGTGCCTCGACCTGGCCGGCAGTCCGCTGCCCTACCTGCCGGTGATCGAGGCGTTCGGCCGGCTGGCCGAACGCTTTCCCGAGGCCGCCGAGACCCTCGGGACGTCGTTCCCCACCCTGGGCCGGCTGTTGCCGAGCCAGCATCGTCTGGGCGATCCACTGGTAGCGACCAACTCCGCCGACCGGACCGAGCTCTTCGAGACGGTGCACGCTGCGCTGACTCGGCTGAGCGGCGACCGACCCGTGCTGATGGTTCTGGAGGATCTGCACTGGGCCGACCAGTCCAGCCGGGACCTGCTGAGCTTCCTCTTCCACCGCGGCTTCGCCGGGCCGGTGTCGCTGGTGGTGTCCTACCGCAGTGACGACCTGCATCGACGACACCCGCTGCGGGCCACCGCGGCTCAGTGGTCCCGGCTGCCGAACGTGGAACATCTCGACCTCCAGCCGCTGCGGGATCCCGACGTACGTGCGTTGGTCCGCGCGCTGCACCCGGCGCCGCTCAGGGCCGGCGACGTGCAGGCGGTGGTCGAGCGGGCCGAGGGCAACGCCTTCTTCGCCGAGGAGCTGGTGGCCGCGACCGCGCTCGGCTCCGGGCAGTTGCCGACCGACCTGGCCGGGCTGCTGCTGGTGCGGGTCGATCAGCTGGAGGAGGGCGCACGGCAGGTGGTCCGGGCCGCGTCCGCCTCCGGACGGCGGGTGGCGCACGACGTGCTGTCCGGGGTGGTCGGGCTGACTGCGACGGAGCTCGACTCGGCCCTGCGCACGGCGGTCGACTCGAACGTCCTGGTGCCGACCGGTGAGGACGGCTACGCCTTCCGGCACGCGTTGCTCGGGGAGGCGATCTACGCCGACCTGCTGCCCGGCGAACGGGTCCGCATCCACGCAGCCTATGTACGCAGCCTCCAGTCGCCGGGCATCGCGGCCACGGCGGCGGAGATCGCCCGGCACGCCCGTGCCGCGCATGACCGGCAAACGGCGCTGTCTGCCAGCATCTGCGCCGGTGATGACGCCGCTGCCATGGGCGGGCCGGACGAGGCGTTGCGTCACTACGAATGGGCTCTCGAGCTGCTGGCCGAGCCAGCCGGTTCGCCGATCCCGCAGGGCGGCGGCCCGGGCGACGACGGCGTGGACCAGGTCGGGCTCGTTGTCCGGGCGAGCGCCGCCGCCACCATGGCCGGGCTGCCACACACAGCGATCCGTCTGGTGCAGGACCGGCTGTCCCAACTGGCGCCGGATGCGCCTGCGAGCCAGCGCGCCCTGCTGCTCACCGCGCTGGCCACCGCCGCTCTGCTGAGCGACCTCAAGGTCGATGCGCTGGCCCTCACCACCGAGGCGCTGCGGCTGGTGCCGCCCGACCCTGAGACGGAGCTGCGCTGCCGCCTCGTGTGCGTGCACGCCCAGGCGTTGGCCGATCGGCATCGCGACGAGGAGGCGGTCCGGTGGGCCGACGAGGCCCGGGCGATGGCGGCCCGGCTCGGGCTGGCGGACGTCGGCGCCGAGGTCACGACCATGCTGGCCAGACTGCAGCAACGCACCGGTGACGCCGCCGCCTCCAAGCGGGCGCTAGCACAGATCATCGAGGAGTCGCACACCCGCAGTGACCCTGCCGAGCTCAGGGCGCTGCATCACCTGGGCGGTATCCATCTCGAGCTGGGCGAGCTGACCGAGGCACTCGCCGTCTACAGCCGAGGCGCTCGGCGGGCCATCGAGCTCGGCCGGCCGTATGCGCCGTACGGGTTCGACTCCCGGGTGCTTGCTGGCCTGGTCGCGTATCTGTGCGGCGACTGGGACGCGGTGCAGCAGCTGGTGGAGGTCACCGGCGGGTCTCCGCCGGTGCTGGTGGAGGCCAACCTGTCCGCGGTGGCGATGCTGGTGGCGGCCGGCCGGGGTGATCCCGCCGGGCTGGCGCTGCTGGCCGAGGTCCGGCCCTGGTGGACCAGCGACGGCATGATCGCCGTCTTCAGTGGCGGCGCCGCGATCGACCTCTACGGTGACACGGGCGACCTCGACGCCGCCTTGGCGGTCCATGACGACGTGGTCGCCAATGTCGAGACCATCTGGCAGCAGGGCGAGTTCCAGGCCAAGATCCGGCTGAGCGCGCTGATGATCGGACAGTTCGCGAACCACAGCGATCGGCAACCGGCGAGCCGGCGGGCCGACCTGGTGAGGCGTGCCGAGATCCTGCGGGCAGGTGCCCTCGAGGCTGCCGAACAGGGGGAACGGCGACGGCCGCGGGGACCGGAGAGTGCCGCCTGGTTGGCACGGTTGCAGGCCGAGATGCTGAGGTTGCGTTGGCTCACCGGCATCGGCCCATGGGATGAGGAGGACCTGGTGTCGGCATGGCGGCAGGCGGTGGCGGCCTTCACGACCTTCCCCCACGTCTTCGAACGGGCACGTTCGGAACTGCGGCTGGCCGCGGTCCTGCGCGCCACCGGGCAGTCGGAGCCGGCCAGGCAGGCGGTCGAGTCGGTGGCGACCGTCGCGGAGCGGCTGCGCGCCGCACCCCTGCTGGCCGAGCTCGACCGGCTCGGCGGGCGGCGACTGGAGCGTCGCCAGCCGGCCGTGGACCAGCTGACCGGCCGCGAGCGGGAGGTGCTCGCCCTGGTCGCCGAAGGGTGGAGCAACCGGCAGATCGGTGAGCGGCTCTTCATCAGCACGAAGACGGCCAGCGTGCATGTCTCCAACATCCTGGCCAAGCTGGCCGTCGGCAGCCGGACCGAGGCCGCCGCCGTCGCTCGCCGCCGGGGGCTGCTCGGATAG
- the modA gene encoding molybdate ABC transporter substrate-binding protein, with translation MRLPGRLAALLASALLAGCATGAQPAGTRSDTGLSGPVTVLAAASLTEAFSTLGTRFETAHPGVAVRFSFGSSATLATQIRQGAPADVFAAANQSTMQSVTDAGLAGPSHTFATNTLQIAVPVGNPGRITGLADFADSGRKIAICAPQVPCGAAARQLFRAAGVTAVPDTLEQDVKAALQKVVLNEVDAALVYRTDVVAAAGKVDGIDVPEADRVVNDYPVCILTSSSQTKTATAFVDYVLSAEGRKVLDDAGFGPPPGG, from the coding sequence ATGAGGCTGCCCGGCCGGCTGGCCGCGTTGCTGGCCTCGGCTCTGCTGGCGGGCTGCGCCACCGGCGCTCAGCCGGCCGGGACCAGGAGCGACACCGGCCTGTCCGGGCCGGTCACCGTACTGGCCGCGGCGTCGCTGACGGAGGCGTTCAGCACCCTGGGTACCCGCTTCGAGACCGCCCATCCCGGGGTCGCCGTGAGGTTCAGCTTCGGATCGAGCGCCACCCTGGCGACCCAGATCCGCCAAGGCGCACCGGCCGATGTGTTCGCAGCCGCCAACCAGTCGACGATGCAGTCGGTCACCGACGCCGGGCTGGCCGGGCCGAGCCACACGTTCGCCACCAATACGCTGCAGATCGCCGTGCCGGTGGGAAACCCCGGCCGGATCACCGGTCTGGCCGACTTCGCCGACAGCGGCAGGAAGATCGCCATCTGCGCCCCGCAGGTCCCCTGCGGGGCGGCAGCGCGACAGCTGTTCCGGGCGGCCGGGGTCACTGCCGTGCCGGACACCCTGGAACAGGATGTCAAGGCGGCCCTGCAGAAGGTGGTGCTGAACGAGGTCGACGCAGCCCTGGTCTATCGCACCGATGTGGTGGCGGCGGCCGGCAAGGTGGACGGGATCGACGTCCCCGAAGCCGACCGGGTCGTCAACGACTACCCCGTCTGCATCCTGACGTCGTCGAGTCAGACGAAGACCGCAACGGCGTTCGTCGACTACGTCCTCTCAGCCGAGGGCAGGAAGGTGCTGGACGATGCCGGTTTCGGCCCACCCCCGGGCGGCTGA